A genomic region of Nymphaea colorata isolate Beijing-Zhang1983 chromosome 2, ASM883128v2, whole genome shotgun sequence contains the following coding sequences:
- the LOC116246881 gene encoding 60S ribosomal protein L7-2-like — MAEQEPSPLTYVPETVLKKRKDNEQAVIRRKEQAEARKLRSKENRKLQFKRAEQFIKEYRLQELDSFRLKRNKKRQKSSHETPESRLLFVTRIGGTNDMHPKTKKILYLLRLRKLFYGVFIILNNKTAKLLKVVEPYVTYGYPNLRSIKELILKKGVGRINKERIPLTDNSIIEKALGKHGIICIEDLVHEIASVGSHFMEASSFLQPFKLRAPDGGLQRMKKHFKDGGDAGNREDLINDLIQKMN, encoded by the exons ATGGCTGAACAAGAACCATCACCCTTAACTTATGTTCCTGAAACTGTAttaaagaagaggaaggatAATGAGCAGGCAGTAATTAGAAGGAAAGAGCAAGCTGAAGCTCGGAAACTAAGGAGCAAAGAGAACCGTAAATTACAATTTAAGCGGGCTGAACAGTTCATTAAGGAGTACAGACTGCAG GAGCTGGATAGCTTCAGATTGAAGCGAAACAAGAAAAGGCAAAAATCATCCCACGAGACACCTGAATCCAGATTGTTGTTTGTAACACGTATTGGCGG gaCAAATGATATGCAtccaaaaacaaagaaaatcctTTATCTATTGCGCCTAAGGAAGTTATTCTATGGTGTCTTTATCATTTTGAACAACAAGACGGCAAAACTATTGAAAGTGGTGGAACCTTATGTTACGTATGG ATATCCTAACTTAAGGAGCATAAAGGAGCTGATCTTGAAAAAGGGAGTTGGCAGGATAAACAAGGAGAGAATCCCACTCACAGATAACTCCATCATTGAGAAG GCATTGGGAAAACATGGCATCATTTGCATCGAAGATCTCGTTCATGAGATTGCTTCAGTGGGATCTCATTTCATGGAAGCCAGCAGCTTCCTTCAGCCATTCAAGCTGCGTGCACCTGATGGTGGCCTGCAGAGGATGAAAAAACATTTCAAGGATGGTGGTGATGCTGGAAACAGAGAAGATCTAATCAATGATCTTATTCAGAAGATGAATTGA
- the LOC116247952 gene encoding 60S ribosomal protein L34: MVQRLTYRKRHSYATKSNQTRVVKTPGGRLVYQTSKKRAKGPICPVTGKRIQGIPHLRPTEYKRSRLARNRRTVNRAYGGVLSGGAVRERIIRAFLVEEQKIVKKVLKIQKAKEKQAAKS, translated from the exons ATGGTTCAGCGACTCACCTACCGGAAACGGCACAGCTATGCCACCAAGTCTAACCAGACGAGGGTCGTCAAGACTCCTG GTGGGAGGCTAGTGTATCAAACCTCAAAGAAGAGAGCCAAGGGCCCTATTTGCCCTGTGACGGGGAAGAGAATTCAGGGG ATTCCTCATCTGAGACCTACTGAGTACAAGAGATCTAGATTAGCAAGGAACAGGAGGACTGTCAACAGAGCCTACGGTGGAGTTTTGTCAGGCGGTGCTGTTAGAGAGAG GATCATCCGGGCTTTCCTTGTTGAAGAGCAGAAAATCGTTAAGAAGGTCCTGAAGATccagaaagcaaaggaaaagcAGGCTGCTAAGAGTTAA
- the LOC116247951 gene encoding 60S ribosomal protein L34 — protein MVQRLTYRKRHSYATKSNQTRVVKTPGGRLVYQTSKKRAKGPICPVTGKRIQGIPHLRPTEYKRSRLARNRRTVNRAYGGVLSGGAVRERIIRAFLVEEQKIVKKVLKIQKAKEKQAAKS, from the exons ATGGTTCAGCGACTCACCTATCGGAAACGGCATAGCTATGCCACCAAGTCCAACCAGACGCGGGTCGTCAAGACTCCTG GTGGTAGGCTAGTGTATCAAACCTCAAAGAAGAGAGCCAAGGGTCCTATTTGCCCTGTGACGGGGAAGAGGATTCAGGGG ATTCCTCACCTGAGGCCTACTGAGTACAAGAGATCTAGATTAGCAAGGAACAGGAGGACTGTCAACAGAGCTTACGGTGGAGTTTTGTCAGGCGGTGCTGTTAGAGAGAG GATCATCCGGGCTTTCTTGGTTGAAGAGCAGAAAATTGTTAAGAAGGTCCTGAAGATCCAGAAAGCCAAGGAAAAGCAGGCTGCTAAGAGTTAA
- the LOC116247318 gene encoding serine/arginine-rich splicing factor RS41-like isoform X1, with protein sequence MRSVYCGNFDYDARQSEIERLFSRYGKVDRVDMKSGFAFVYMDDERDAEDAIRALDRTEFGRHGRRLRVEWTKQERGGRRSAGSRRSAANLRPTKTLFVINFDPINTRVRDLERHFDPFGKVLNIRIRRNFAFIQYELQEDATKALEATNQSKLMDRIISVEYAVRDDDDKRNDYSPYRGRDRTPERRRSRDHGRSPSPYGRVTERASPDYGRGPSPYARPDERGSPNYGRAESPNYERRHSESPVRSRS encoded by the exons ATGCGGTCTGTTTATTGTGGGAATTTTGATTATGATGCTCGACAATCTGAAATAGAGCGCCTTTTCAGCAGATATGGGAAAGTGGATAGGGTAGATATGAAATCAG GTTTCGCATTTGTATACATGGATGATGAACGGGATGCTGAGGATGCTATACGTGCACTTGACAGGACAGAGTTTGGCAGGCATGGCCGCAGGCTTCGAGTTGAATGGACAAAG CAAGAGCGTGGTGGTCGCAGATCTGCTGGTTCAAGAAGATCTGCTGCTAACTTGAGACCGACAAAAACACTGTTTGTTATAAACTTTGATCCAATCAATACCAGAGTAAGAGACCTTGAGCGGCACTTTGACCCATTTGGAAAAGTTCTGAACATCAGAATAAGAAGGAATTTTgcattcattcaatatgaaCTACAAGAAGATGCAACCAAAGCACTGGAAGCAACAAACCAGAG CAAGTTGATGGACCGAATTATTTCTGTTGAGTATGCTGTtcgtgatgatgatgataaaagAAATGATTATAGCCCCTATCGAGGGCGAGACCGGACACCAGAGAGGAGGAGAAGCCGTGACCATGGTCGATCACCAAGTCCTTATGGTAGGGTTACTGAGAGGGCTAGCCCTGACTATGGGCGTGGTCCCAGCCCTTATGCAAGGCCAGATGAAAGGGGTAGCCCCAACTATGGTAGAGCAGAAAGCCCGAACTATGAGAGGCGTCACAG TGAATCGCCTGTTAGATCGAGGTCCTGA
- the LOC116247318 gene encoding serine/arginine-rich splicing factor RS41-like isoform X2: MSHGFAFVYMDDERDAEDAIRALDRTEFGRHGRRLRVEWTKQERGGRRSAGSRRSAANLRPTKTLFVINFDPINTRVRDLERHFDPFGKVLNIRIRRNFAFIQYELQEDATKALEATNQSKLMDRIISVEYAVRDDDDKRNDYSPYRGRDRTPERRRSRDHGRSPSPYGRVTERASPDYGRGPSPYARPDERGSPNYGRAESPNYERRHSESPVRSRS, encoded by the exons ATGTCTCATG GTTTCGCATTTGTATACATGGATGATGAACGGGATGCTGAGGATGCTATACGTGCACTTGACAGGACAGAGTTTGGCAGGCATGGCCGCAGGCTTCGAGTTGAATGGACAAAG CAAGAGCGTGGTGGTCGCAGATCTGCTGGTTCAAGAAGATCTGCTGCTAACTTGAGACCGACAAAAACACTGTTTGTTATAAACTTTGATCCAATCAATACCAGAGTAAGAGACCTTGAGCGGCACTTTGACCCATTTGGAAAAGTTCTGAACATCAGAATAAGAAGGAATTTTgcattcattcaatatgaaCTACAAGAAGATGCAACCAAAGCACTGGAAGCAACAAACCAGAG CAAGTTGATGGACCGAATTATTTCTGTTGAGTATGCTGTtcgtgatgatgatgataaaagAAATGATTATAGCCCCTATCGAGGGCGAGACCGGACACCAGAGAGGAGGAGAAGCCGTGACCATGGTCGATCACCAAGTCCTTATGGTAGGGTTACTGAGAGGGCTAGCCCTGACTATGGGCGTGGTCCCAGCCCTTATGCAAGGCCAGATGAAAGGGGTAGCCCCAACTATGGTAGAGCAGAAAGCCCGAACTATGAGAGGCGTCACAG TGAATCGCCTGTTAGATCGAGGTCCTGA
- the LOC116247318 gene encoding serine/arginine-rich splicing factor RS41-like isoform X3 produces MDDERDAEDAIRALDRTEFGRHGRRLRVEWTKQERGGRRSAGSRRSAANLRPTKTLFVINFDPINTRVRDLERHFDPFGKVLNIRIRRNFAFIQYELQEDATKALEATNQSKLMDRIISVEYAVRDDDDKRNDYSPYRGRDRTPERRRSRDHGRSPSPYGRVTERASPDYGRGPSPYARPDERGSPNYGRAESPNYERRHSESPVRSRS; encoded by the exons ATGGATGATGAACGGGATGCTGAGGATGCTATACGTGCACTTGACAGGACAGAGTTTGGCAGGCATGGCCGCAGGCTTCGAGTTGAATGGACAAAG CAAGAGCGTGGTGGTCGCAGATCTGCTGGTTCAAGAAGATCTGCTGCTAACTTGAGACCGACAAAAACACTGTTTGTTATAAACTTTGATCCAATCAATACCAGAGTAAGAGACCTTGAGCGGCACTTTGACCCATTTGGAAAAGTTCTGAACATCAGAATAAGAAGGAATTTTgcattcattcaatatgaaCTACAAGAAGATGCAACCAAAGCACTGGAAGCAACAAACCAGAG CAAGTTGATGGACCGAATTATTTCTGTTGAGTATGCTGTtcgtgatgatgatgataaaagAAATGATTATAGCCCCTATCGAGGGCGAGACCGGACACCAGAGAGGAGGAGAAGCCGTGACCATGGTCGATCACCAAGTCCTTATGGTAGGGTTACTGAGAGGGCTAGCCCTGACTATGGGCGTGGTCCCAGCCCTTATGCAAGGCCAGATGAAAGGGGTAGCCCCAACTATGGTAGAGCAGAAAGCCCGAACTATGAGAGGCGTCACAG TGAATCGCCTGTTAGATCGAGGTCCTGA